The genomic window AAATACGAAGAGTTTTATAAAAATGAGCCTTTCGTAACGGTTACCACAACAAACATCAACATGAAACAGGTGGTGCAAACGAATAAATGTATCATTAGTTTATTGAAAAAAGGAAACCGGGTTCTCATAACATCAATTATCGATAACTTAACCAAAGGTGCTTCAGGACAAGCAATTCAAAACATGAATTTAATGTTCGGATTAGAAGAAACCACAGGTTTACATTTGAAACCAAGCGGATTTTAATAATAGTTTAAAGTTTCAGGTTACACGTTCTGCGAGCAACTTGAAACCTGAAACCTGAAACAAAATAAACAAAACAAAAATGAACTTATTCAACGTTTACCCATTATATGACATAACTCCAGTAAAAGCAATTGATTGTACAATTATTGACGACAAAGGAGTAGAATACTTAGATTTATACAGCGGACATGGTGTGATTTCTATCGGACACACACAGCCGGATTATGTAGCAAAATTGAAGAATCAATTAGACCATTTAGGATTTTATTCCAATGCAATTCAAAATCCTTTACAGGTTGAATTGGCTCAGAAATTAGGAAAGCTTTCAGGTTTAGAAGATTATGAATTGTTTTTATGCAGTTCTGGTGCTGAAGCGAATGAAAATGCTTTAAAATTAGCTTCTTTCCATAACGGAAAATCAAGAGTGGTAGCTTTTGATAATTCATTTCATGGAAGAACTTCTGCAGCTGTCGCAGTTACTGACAATAAAAAAATTGTTGCGCCAATAAATGCACAGCAAGTTGTTACCTTTTTACCTTTAAACCAAATCGAATTAGTTGAAGCTGAATTGGCCAAAGGGGATGTTACAGCAGTAATTATTGAAGGGATTCAAGGAGTTGGAGGTTTGGACCAAGGAACAACGGAATTTTTTCAGGCTTTAGAAAAAGCATGTAAAAAACATGATGTGGTTTTGATTTTAGACGAAGTACAATCAGGATACGGAAGAAGCGGGAAATTCTTTGCTTTTCAACATCACGGAATCAACGCTGATATTATTTCAGTTGCAAAAGGAATGGGGAACGGATTTCCAGTTGGAGCCATTTTGATTTCTCCAAAATTTGAAGCAAGTTTCGGATTATTAGGAACTACTTTCGGCGGAAGCCATTTATCTTGTGCGGCAGGAATCGCAGTTTTGGATGTAATTGAGAAACTGGATTTACAAAAGAATGTAAATGAAGTTTATGAATATTTCTTAGAAAAAATCAAAGAAGTTGAGGGCATCAAACAAGTAAAAGGAAAAGGATTAATGCTTGGTGTTGAATTTGATTTTGATGTTGCAGCTTTAAGAAAAAAACTAATTATCGAAAAACACATTTTTACAGGAAGTGCCAACAATAAAAACCTGTTAAGAATTTTACCGCCATTGACTGTGAAAAAAGCTGATATTGATACGTTTGTAAAAGCTTTAAAAGAAAGTTTAGAAGAATTAAAAAACTAATTCTTACTACGTTAAACCTGATGTGTTTTTAAAACCCGTCAGGTTTCGAAAGACAAAGTATAGTATCCTAACAGGTTTTTAAAACCTGTTAGGTATCAACAAAGTTTCGATAAAAAGAAACAACCAAAAAACAACCAACCACTAGAAATTATGAATCCATTATCAATTGAAAAACGCAATCTCGTTTTGCGCTCTATGTCAAAACTGGTCGAGCAGGAGCGGAATGAGATAATCCTAACTAATCAGGAAGATCTTGCTGATTACGACGGCTCAGATTTAGCGATGGAAGAACGCTTAAAAGTAGATGATAAAAAAGTCGATGAGATGATTTTATCATTAAACCAATTGGCTTCTCAGGAAGATCCGGTTGGGGTAGAGGGCTTTCATTTTATTCACGATAATGGAATTAAAGTCATTAATAAAACAGCCGCTTTTGGAACGATTTTAATTATTTACGAATCACGTCCGGATGTTACAATCGAAGCAGGAGGAATTGCTTTTAAATCTGGAAATAAGATTTTATTAAAAGGCGGAAAAGAGTCTTTAAAATCCAATTTAAAAATTGTAAGTCTTTGGCATAAAGCTTTAGAAGAAAATGGAGTTTCGAAAGATTGGGTGGAATATCTGAATTATAATCGTGCAGAAACTCAGGCTTTCTTAGAAAAACCAACTCAAAAAGTCGATTTAATCGTTCCAAGAGGAGGAGAAAAATTAATTGAGTTTGTAAAAGCACACGCAACTTGTCCGGTAATTGTAAGCGGACGCGGTAATAATTTTGTTTACGTTCACGAAAAAGCAGATACTGATTTGGCTTTAAAGGTAATTTTAAATGCTAAAACAGCTAAAATTTCAGCTTGTAATGCGGTTGATAAAGTTTTAATACATTCTAAGCTTCCTAATTTTGAAGGTTTTACAGCCATTTTAATAGAAACATTAAAAGAAAATAATGTTGAAATTATCGTCGACAAATCTTTAGAAAATTTTGAAGATACTGAAACCCTTCAAAACGAAGATATCTGGTACGAAGAGTTTTTGGATTATAAAATTGTAATCGGAACAATTGATTCTGAGGAACATGCAATTGATAAAATTAACAAATATTGCGGCGGACATTCAGCTGTAATTATTACCAGAGACGATCAAGCAGCAAAAGAATTTATGGATGCAGTTGATGCTGCTGCTGTTTATCAAAATGCTTCAAGCCGTTTTACAGACGGAGGACAATTTGGTTTAGGTGGAGAATTAGCCATAAGCACTGATAAACTT from Flavobacterium fluviale includes these protein-coding regions:
- a CDS encoding aspartate aminotransferase family protein, with the translated sequence MNLFNVYPLYDITPVKAIDCTIIDDKGVEYLDLYSGHGVISIGHTQPDYVAKLKNQLDHLGFYSNAIQNPLQVELAQKLGKLSGLEDYELFLCSSGAEANENALKLASFHNGKSRVVAFDNSFHGRTSAAVAVTDNKKIVAPINAQQVVTFLPLNQIELVEAELAKGDVTAVIIEGIQGVGGLDQGTTEFFQALEKACKKHDVVLILDEVQSGYGRSGKFFAFQHHGINADIISVAKGMGNGFPVGAILISPKFEASFGLLGTTFGGSHLSCAAGIAVLDVIEKLDLQKNVNEVYEYFLEKIKEVEGIKQVKGKGLMLGVEFDFDVAALRKKLIIEKHIFTGSANNKNLLRILPPLTVKKADIDTFVKALKESLEELKN
- a CDS encoding glutamate-5-semialdehyde dehydrogenase: MNPLSIEKRNLVLRSMSKLVEQERNEIILTNQEDLADYDGSDLAMEERLKVDDKKVDEMILSLNQLASQEDPVGVEGFHFIHDNGIKVINKTAAFGTILIIYESRPDVTIEAGGIAFKSGNKILLKGGKESLKSNLKIVSLWHKALEENGVSKDWVEYLNYNRAETQAFLEKPTQKVDLIVPRGGEKLIEFVKAHATCPVIVSGRGNNFVYVHEKADTDLALKVILNAKTAKISACNAVDKVLIHSKLPNFEGFTAILIETLKENNVEIIVDKSLENFEDTETLQNEDIWYEEFLDYKIVIGTIDSEEHAIDKINKYCGGHSAVIITRDDQAAKEFMDAVDAAAVYQNASSRFTDGGQFGLGGELAISTDKLHQRGPIGLQHLVTNKWYVYGEGQIR